A part of Capsicum annuum cultivar UCD-10X-F1 chromosome 6, UCD10Xv1.1, whole genome shotgun sequence genomic DNA contains:
- the LOC107875596 gene encoding lysM domain receptor-like kinase 3, whose translation MIMCKTKMAVNAAQPISTPSRRTPRSSTQQQPQSQSSTSSSTTRQPKSGPSNSSNRVSYTSNSGSGSGSEFHIDTSVATTSVSSQASLSSLRSSLPDNPQVYDFSDIRAATNNFLAKRYSSTSSSQSWRCTLYGKDVIIFQRRIQKSMEKSELRAKLSVICRSHYKSIIKLLGASISRDQIYLVYDFVVGSNLSLCLRNPRNPSYTVLSTWMSRMQIATDVAHGLDYIHSTTGLEVDPVHKYVKSSGIIVTEPSFNAKICHFGAAELCSVTESKVVPEQRGSATRTRDFEGVRGYISPEFQLTGVATQKSDVYAFGVVLLELFSGEEPVRFKYDKATGNYSKISIIDTAREVVECGGDREEYGGVGVENRLRNWVDRRLNDSFPVEVAKKVIRLALDCLHVEPDDRPDMRRVAGKISKLYLESEFWTDRVKMPTEISVSLAPR comes from the coding sequence ATGATTATGTGTAAAACGAAAATGGCAGTTAATGCTGCACAACCCATTTCAACTCCATCAAGAAGAACGCCCCGCTCTTcaacacaacaacaaccacaaTCTCAATCTTcaacttcttcttctactacACGACAACCTAAATCCGGACCATCAAACAGCAGCAACCGGGTCAGTTACACCTCCAATTCCGGGTCCGGCTCGGGTTCCGAATTCCACATAGACACCTCGGTCGCTACAACATCAGTTTCCAGCCAAGCATCACTTTCCAGTCTCCGATCATCGTTACCAGATAATCCTCAAGTCTACGATTTCTCCGATATTCGTGCTGCTACGAACAACTTCCTTGCTAAGCGCTACTCCTCCACTTCTTCCTCTCAATCATGGCGGTGCACGCTCTATGGCAAAGATGTAATTATCTTCCAACGAAGAATTCAGAAATCTATGGAGAAATCTGAATTGAGAGCAAAATTATCAGTTATTTGTAGAAGTCATTACAAAAGTATAATCAAATTACTCGGCGCATCGATTTCCCGCGATCAAATTTACTTAGTATATGATTTTGTTGTTGGTTCTAACCTTTCTCTCTGCCTCCGAAACCCTAGAAATCCTAGCTATACGGTGCTTTCTACTTGGATGTCCAGAATGCAAATCGCTACTGATGTTGCTCACGGTTTGGATTATATACACAGTACTACCGGTTTGGAGGTCGATCCGGTTCACAAATACGTAAAGAGCAGTGGAATCATCGTCACGGAGCCTTCGTTTAACGCAAAAATTTGTCATTTCGGTGCGGCGGAGCTTTGCAGTGTGACCGAAAGCAAAGTCGTGCCGGAGCAGAGAGGATCGGCGACTAGGACTCGGGATTTCGAAGGTGTGAGAGGTTACATCTCTCCGGAGTTTCAGCTGACCGGAGTAGCAACACAGAAATCCGACGTGTACGCGTTCGGAGTTGTGCTGTTGGAATTATTCTCCGGCGAAGAGCCGGTGAGGTTCAAGTACGATAAAGCAACCGGAAACTACAGTAAAATCTCCATTATAGATACGGCGAGGGAGGTGGTTGAGTGCGGCGGCGATAGGGAGGAATACGGCGGCGTAGGAGTGGAGAACCGGTTGAGGAATTGGGTGGACCGGCGGTTGAATGACTCGTTTCCGGTCGAGGTGGCAAAGAAAGTAATTCGGTTGGCGTTGGATTGCTTACACGTGGAACCAGATGATAGGCCCGATATGCGACGGGTGGCGGGTAAGATATCGAAGCTGTATTTAGAGTCCGAATTTTGGACGGATCGGGTCAAAATGCCCACGGAAATATCCGTGTCATTAGCACCTCGATGA
- the LOC107875597 gene encoding ABC transporter G family member 28-like: MCKLKHNVSFISSFAIMVFMANYAAGQQTAGNDSMGMELLKAALASRVKNLSTIMTKNLKGQLDFCIENVETEWEAAFNFSDNTDFLQGCLRQTKGDVQQRLCTSSEIKFYSTSLLEVVDDSGAARSSNYLKPNKNCNLSSWIPGCEPGWACSAGKDTKIDFENDKEIPSRTLDCQSCCEGFFCPHGLTCMIPCPMGAYCPVAKLNTTTGICDPYRYQLPPGSTNHSCGGADVWADFMSATELFCSAGFYCPTTVQKNPCSKGHYCRAGSTAQTSCYTFATCERQTANQNITAYGVMFFGAIVLVLLIIYNCSDQVLSSRERKQAKSREAGARKARESAQAQNRWKSNLASVGSQLSKTFSRRKSTRQDMQFNSDQNKPGKDSGVPLPPGMSQAKAKKQHNLNKMINESEGNQLDSEGSNIETGDKKSKKDKGKQLQSRTQIFRYAYGQIEKEKAMQEQNNHITFSGVIDMENEFEMSRRPPIEVHFKDLTLTLKGKRKHLLRCVTGTLSPGRVSAVMGPSGAGKTTFLSALTGKAAAGCTTTGSILINGKSDSIQSYKKIIGYVPQDDIVHGNLTVEENLWFSARCRLPADLAKPEKVLVVERVIESLGLQHVRESLVGTVEKRGISGGQRKRVNVGLEMVIEPSLLILDEPTSGLDSSSSQLLLRALRREALEGVNVCMVLHQPSYSLFRMFDDFILLAKGGLTAYHGPVSKVEEYFSGLGINVPDRVNPPDHFIDILEGIYKLPASIGVSYKDLPLKWMLHNGYAVPPDMLASSRSAASSAGENSAHGGSGAAVGPDQSFAGELWSDVRSNVEQKKDHIHHRLLASTDLSNRKTPGFLIQYRYFLGRLSKQRLREAKIQSVDYLILLLAGICLGTLAKVSDETFGAQGYLYTVIAVSLLGKITALRSFSLDKIYYWRESASGMSSMAYFMAKDTLDHFNTIVKPAVYLSMFYFFNNPRSSIWDNYLVLLCLTHCVTGIAYVLAIYFEPGPAQLWSVLLPVVLTLIANQDSDPLMAKIGDFCYPKWALEAFLLATARRYSGVWLISRCGLLKTRNYNLDHWHPCLAYLLFVGFLSRWAAFFCLVLFHKK; encoded by the exons atgtgCAAATTAAAACACAATGTCAGCTTTATATCATCCTTTGCGATTATGGTATTCATGGCGAATTACGCTGCTGGGCAGCAAACAGCTGGCAATGATTCCATGGGGATGGAGCTACTTAAAGCGGCTCTAGCTTCACGGGTCAAAAATTTGTCCACCATTATGACCAAAAATTTGAAAGGCCAGTTGGATTTTTGCATCGAAAATGT AGAAACTGAGTGGGAGGCTGCTTTCAATTTCTCCGATAACACAGATTTTCTGCAAGGGTGTCTTAGACAGACAAAAG GGGATGTTCAGCAGCGCTTGTGTACATCATCAGAAATAAAGTTCTACTCAACTAGTTTACTGGAAGTGGTGGATGATAGTGGCGCTGCAAGAAGTTCCAATTATCTGAAACCAAACAAGAACTGTAATCTATCATCATGGATTCCTGGATGTGAGCCAGGATGGGCTTGTAGTGCTGGAAAAGACACGAAAATTGACTTTGAAAATGATAAGGAGATACCATCTAGAACTCTAGATTGTCAATCTTGCTGTGAAGGCTTCTTCTGTCCTCATGGTCTAACCTGCATGATAC CCTGCCCGATGGGTGCTTATTGCCCTGTTGCAAAACTCAACACGACCACTGGTATATGTGATCC CTACCGCTATCAACTTCCTCCTGGATCGACCAATCATAGTTGTGGTGGAGCAGATGTGTGGGCTGATTTTATGAGCGCTACTGAACTTTTTTGTTCGGCAGGATTTTACTGTCCAACAACTGTCCAGAAGAATCCTTGCAGTAAAGG aCATTACTGCAGAGCTGGTTCAACAGCACAAACAA GCTGCTATACATTTGCAACTTGTGAACGTCAGACAGCAAACCAAAATATCACTGCTTATGGTGTCATGTTTTTC GGTGCAATCGTGCTTGTACTTCTTATTATATACAACTGTTCTGACCAAGTTCTGAGCAGTAGGGAACGAAAACAAGCCAAGTCCAGAGAAGCCGGTGCAAGAAAAGCAAGGGAAAGTGCTCAGGCACAAAACAGATGGAAATCTAACCTTGCTAGCGTGGGGTCTCAATTGTCGAAGACATTCTCCCGTAGGAAATCAACAAGGCAGGACATGCAATTTAATAGTGATCAAAATAAACCTGGTAAAGATTCTGGCGTGCCCCTGCCCCCGGGTATGTCTCAGGCAAAAGCAAAGAAGCAGCACAACCTCAATAAGATGATCAATGAATCTGAAGGGAACCAGCTTGATAGTGAAGGTTCCAACATTGAAACTGGGGATAAAAAGTCCAAAAAGGACAAGGGTAAACAATTACAATCAAGGACTCAAATTTTTCGATATGCATATGGAcaaattgagaaagaaaaagCTATGCAGGAGCAGAACAACCATATCACATTTTCTGGAGTAATCGACATGGAAAATGAGTTTGAGATGAGTCGCAGGCCTCCTATTGAGGTTCACTTTAAAGATTTGACACTTACTTTGAAGGGAAAACGCAAGCATCTATTGAGGTGTGTAACAGGGACATTATCACCTGGCCGTGTGTCTGCTGTTATGGGTCCATCAGGCGCTGGAAAGACAACGTTTCTATCTGCATTGACCGGAAAGGCTGCAGCAGGCTGTACTACAACTGGTTCGATTCTCATAAACGGAAAGTCTGACTCTATTCAGTCATACAAGAAAATTATTGGCTATGTTCCTCAAGATGATATAGTGCATGGAAATTTGACAGTGGAGGAGAATCTTTGGTTTAGTGCTCGCTGCAG ATTGCCTGCTGATTTGGCAAAACCAGAAAAGGTTTTAGTTGTTGAAAGAGTCATAGAGTCCCTTGGATTGCAACATGTGAGAGAGTCTCTTGTGGGGACAGTGGAAAAGCGAGGAATATCTGGGGGTCAGCGCAAGCGAGTAAATGTTGGGCTTGAAATGGTTATAGAACCTTCTTTGTTAATTTTAGATGAACCAACTTCTGGTCTGGATAGCTCTTCATCTCAATTATTGCTTAGAGCACTTCGTCGAGAAGCTCTTGAAGGAGTGAATGTATGCATGGTGCTTCATCAACCAAG CTATTCTTTGTTTAGGATGTTTGACGATTTTATACTTCTAGCCAAGGGTGGCCTTACAGCGTACCATGGACCAGTATCAAAAGTTGAAGAGTACTTTTCAGGACTTGGAATCAATGTTCCAGATCGTGTTAATCCTCCAGATCACTTCATTGATATTTTGGAGGGAATTTATAAACTTCCAGCAAGTATAGGAGTAAGCTATAAAGATCTTCCTCTTAAGTGGATGCTTCATAATGGTTATGCAGTACCACCAGACATGCTAGCTTCTTCGAGATCGGCAGCTTCTTCGGCTGGTGAGAATTCAGCTCATGGAGGAAGTGGGGCAGCTGTTGGTCCTGATCAATCTTTTGCAGGAGAGCTGTGGTCAGATGTCAGATCCAATGTTGAACAGAAGAAGGACCATATACATCACAGACTTTTGGCATCAACGGACTTGTCAAACCGAAAAACACCTGGTTTCCTCATCCAATATCGGTATTTCCTTGGAAG ACTTAGCAAGCAGCGACTGCGGGAAGCGAAAATACAATCAGTCGATTATCTTATACTATTACTTGCTGGGATCTGTTTAGGAACACTTGCTAAAGTGAGCGATGAAACCTTTGGAGCACAGGGTTACCTTTACACAGTCATTGCAGTTT CTCTCCTCGGAAAGATTACAGCATTGAGATCATTTTCTCTAGATAAAATATACTACTGGAGGGAGAGTGCATCCGGCATGAGCAGCATGGCTTACTTTATGGCCAAGGATACACTTGACCATTTCAATACAATTGTAAAGCCTGCAGTTTATCTATCAATGTTCTATTTCTTCAACAATCCAAGATCCAGTATTTGGGATAATTACCTCGTCCTGCTTTGTCTCACACACTGTGTTACTGGAATAGCTTATGTTTTGGCCATCTACTTTGAACCTGGTCCAGCCCAACTG TGGTCGGTGTTGCTACCAGTTGTCTTGACTCTCATCGCAAACCAGGACAGTGACCCACTAATGGCAAAAATAGGAGATTTTTGCTATCCAAAGTGGGCTTTGGAAGCATTTTTGCTTGCAACAGCTAGAAG GTACTCCGGTGTGTGGCTGATCTCAAGATGTGGTCTATTGAAGACAAGGAACTATAATCTTGATCACTGGCATCCTTGCTTGGCATACCTCCTATTTGTGGGCTTTCTCAGCCGTTGGGCGGCATTCTTCTGTTTGGTGTTGTTCCATAAAAAATAA